The Bacillus thermozeamaize genome contains the following window.
GTTCTTCATCTGATGCTGGAAAAAGGGCTGGGGCCTGAGGCGGTTGACGAGCTGACCGGTCCGGTGATGGGCAGGCCAAAAAGCGCCACGTTCCGCACGTTGGATCTGGTCGGCATCGACACGTTTATCCACGTCGCCAACAACGTGTATGCCAACGTCACGGATGAAGCGGAGAAAAAGGTGTTTGAGGTGCCCGCGTTCATCAAGGAGATGGTGGCAAAGGGCTGGATTGGCCGCAAAGCGGGACAAGGGTTTTACAAGAAAGTGAAAACGGATGCAGGAACGCAATATCTGGTCTTGGACGCGCCCTATCTGGAGTACCGTCCGCAGCAAAAATTCAGCTCCGCTTCCTTGCAGGCCGCAAAGGCGGCTCCCGGCCTGAAAGAGCGGTTCAAGGCATTGCTCTGGGGCAAGGACGAGGCGTCGCAATTCGTCTGGGAGATGACCAAGCGGGTGCTCCTCTACACGGCATCCAAGTTGCCGGAGATTGCCGATGACATTGTGGCCGTGGACAACGCGATGAAGTGGGGCTTTAACTGGCAGCAGGGACCGTTTGAGACTTGGGATGCCATTGGACTCGTGGAAAGCGTGGAACGGATGAAGGCGGAAGGAGAAACCATCCCCGAGTGGGTGGAAAAATGGATTTCAAGCGGCAAAACCTCGTTCTATGAAAAGACAGAAGCAGGCCTGTTTTATGCGGCGCTTGATGGCACCAGCAAACCGGTGCCAGCCAATCCGAAGCGGATCTCGCTTCGCACCCTGAAAGAGCAAAACCGGGTGATTCGTTCCAACAGCGGCGCCAGCTTAATCGATCTGGGAGACGATGTGGCGCTCCTGGAGTTCCACTCGCCCAACAACGCCATCGGGGCTGACATCGTGGAGATGATGAACATCGCCGCTGAGGAAGTGGAGAAAAACTGGCGCGGCCTTGTGATTGCCAACGAAGGGCAAAACTTCTGCGTCGGCGCCAACCTGATGCTGATCCTGATGGAGGCCCAGGATGAGAACTGGGACATGATCGAACTCATCGTCAAGCAATTCCAGGATGTCAATATGCGCTTGAAATATTTGCGGCGTCCGGTGGTGGCCGCCCCGCACGCCCAGACACTGGGCGGAGGGGCCGAGGTCTGTTTTCCGGCCGCTTTGGTGCAGGCTGCGGCGGAGACCTATATGGGCCTTGTTGAGGTGGGGGTCGGGCTGATTCCCGGCGGTGGGGGGACAAAAGAGCTGCTCCTGCGCAATCTTGCCACCGTTCCGCAAGGTGCCGGGGTGGACCTGCAGCCGTTGGTCAACCGCACTTTTGAAACGATTGCGATGGCCAAGGTGGCGACCAGCGCGGCCGACGCCAAGAAGCTGGGCTTCCTGAGGCCGCAGGATCGCATCAGCGTCAACCGGGATCACCAGATCCACGATGCCAAGCAGGCTGTTCTGGAACTGGATGCGCGCGGTTACCAACCGCCCGTGCCGCCCAAGATCCGCGTCGTCGGGGAACCCGGCGCTGCCGTGATGAAGCTGGGGGCCTACTCGATGCGGATGAGCGGCTACATCAGCGACC
Protein-coding sequences here:
- a CDS encoding 3-hydroxyacyl-CoA dehydrogenase, which codes for MQRRIHKAAVIGAGVMGSAIAAHLANVGIQTYLLDIVPKELTESEKARGLTLEDAEVRNRLAARGVENAKKNMAFYDNDDAQRITVGNTTDHLSWLSEVDWIIEAVVENLQIKQQLFAELEKVWKPGTIVSTNTSGVSIHQMVEGRSKVFCKHFLGTHFFNPPRFMKLLEIIPHRDSDPEIIQFMTRFAEDVLGKGVVLAKDTPNFIANRIGTYGLMTVLHLMLEKGLGPEAVDELTGPVMGRPKSATFRTLDLVGIDTFIHVANNVYANVTDEAEKKVFEVPAFIKEMVAKGWIGRKAGQGFYKKVKTDAGTQYLVLDAPYLEYRPQQKFSSASLQAAKAAPGLKERFKALLWGKDEASQFVWEMTKRVLLYTASKLPEIADDIVAVDNAMKWGFNWQQGPFETWDAIGLVESVERMKAEGETIPEWVEKWISSGKTSFYEKTEAGLFYAALDGTSKPVPANPKRISLRTLKEQNRVIRSNSGASLIDLGDDVALLEFHSPNNAIGADIVEMMNIAAEEVEKNWRGLVIANEGQNFCVGANLMLILMEAQDENWDMIELIVKQFQDVNMRLKYLRRPVVAAPHAQTLGGGAEVCFPAALVQAAAETYMGLVEVGVGLIPGGGGTKELLLRNLATVPQGAGVDLQPLVNRTFETIAMAKVATSAADAKKLGFLRPQDRISVNRDHQIHDAKQAVLELDARGYQPPVPPKIRVVGEPGAAVMKLGAYSMRMSGYISDHDMKIANKLADVLAGGKVPAGTEVTEQYLLDLEREAFLSLVGEPKSQERMQHLLVKGKPLRN